The Yoonia sp. SS1-5 genome contains a region encoding:
- a CDS encoding AMP-binding protein: protein MDETGLDKCAANFVPLTPLSHLQRAASIFATREALVYGNQRLTYADYHRRVTQLASALNKAGVGKGDVVATILPNIPAQSEAAFAVPACGAILNTINTRLDVDTVAYILAHGEAKVVLVDSQFLPMTMDAIDQMDAPAPMIIEVPDDVAGIKGIGTQQDYEDFLQTGDPQYRWVMPDDEWDSLALNYTSGTTGRPKGVVYHHRGAYLMTMGTPISWELPLFLRYLQIVPLFHCNGWNHTWMLPALGGTAICCRDISAGAIYDAIADKGVTHFGGAPIVLNMIVNAKDDMRRDFDHVVEVFTAGAPPAPATLSAIGKLGFNIKQVYGLTETYGHVTECIWQAEYATLPEQDQAAIKAQQGVAMPMMEDVTVVDDQMTQVPRDGTTQGEIVMRGNSVMKGYLKNPEATAEAFAGGYFHSEDLAIQHENGAIQISDRAKDIIISGGENISSVEVEGALMHHPAVNLCAVVAKPDDKWGEVPCAFIELKEGAAATEPEIISFTRERLAGFKTPKTVVFQELPKTSTGKIQKFELRSLAKKM from the coding sequence ATGGACGAAACGGGCTTGGACAAATGTGCGGCGAATTTCGTCCCGCTGACCCCACTTTCCCATCTTCAGCGTGCAGCAAGCATTTTCGCGACGCGCGAGGCGCTTGTCTATGGCAATCAGCGCCTGACTTATGCGGACTATCATAGGCGGGTGACGCAGCTGGCCTCGGCGCTTAACAAAGCCGGGGTTGGCAAGGGCGATGTTGTCGCCACGATCCTGCCTAATATCCCGGCCCAGTCCGAGGCCGCCTTTGCGGTGCCTGCCTGCGGTGCGATACTCAATACGATCAACACGCGACTTGACGTTGATACGGTGGCCTACATCCTTGCGCATGGCGAGGCGAAAGTCGTGTTGGTCGATAGTCAGTTTCTGCCAATGACCATGGACGCCATCGACCAGATGGATGCGCCCGCCCCGATGATTATCGAAGTGCCCGATGATGTGGCGGGCATCAAAGGCATCGGCACCCAGCAGGATTACGAGGATTTCCTGCAAACCGGCGACCCGCAATATCGCTGGGTGATGCCAGATGACGAGTGGGACAGCCTTGCGCTGAACTACACCTCTGGCACGACGGGGCGTCCGAAAGGTGTCGTCTACCATCACCGGGGCGCTTATCTGATGACAATGGGCACGCCGATCAGTTGGGAACTGCCGCTATTTCTGCGCTATCTGCAGATCGTTCCGCTGTTTCACTGCAATGGCTGGAACCACACGTGGATGCTGCCAGCGCTTGGCGGCACCGCAATTTGTTGCCGCGATATTTCGGCTGGCGCAATCTATGACGCGATTGCCGATAAGGGGGTGACCCATTTCGGCGGTGCACCCATTGTCCTGAACATGATCGTCAATGCCAAGGATGACATGCGCCGCGATTTCGACCACGTGGTCGAGGTTTTCACCGCCGGTGCGCCGCCTGCGCCTGCCACCCTTTCCGCAATCGGGAAACTGGGGTTCAACATCAAACAGGTCTACGGATTGACCGAAACATATGGCCATGTCACCGAATGCATCTGGCAGGCCGAATACGCCACCCTGCCCGAGCAGGATCAAGCCGCCATCAAGGCCCAGCAAGGTGTCGCCATGCCGATGATGGAGGACGTCACCGTCGTTGATGACCAGATGACGCAAGTCCCCCGCGATGGCACGACCCAGGGCGAAATCGTGATGCGTGGCAATTCGGTGATGAAAGGATATCTGAAAAACCCGGAAGCGACCGCAGAGGCCTTTGCCGGTGGTTATTTCCACTCGGAAGATTTGGCCATCCAGCACGAAAACGGCGCGATCCAGATTTCGGACCGGGCCAAGGATATCATCATCTCGGGGGGCGAAAACATCAGCTCGGTCGAGGTTGAGGGCGCGTTGATGCACCACCCTGCCGTCAATCTATGCGCCGTGGTCGCAAAACCCGATGACAAGTGGGGCGAGGTCCCCTGTGCCTTCATTGAACTCAAGGAAGGTGCGGCCGCAACCGAGCCCGAGATCATCAGCTTTACCCGCGAAAGGCTGGCCGGGTTCAAGACACCCAAGACAGTTGTGTTTCAAGAGCTGCCCAAAACCTCGACCGGCAAGATCCAGAAGTTCGAATTGCGCAGCCTGGCCAAAAAGATGTGA